A stretch of Treponema vincentii F0403 DNA encodes these proteins:
- a CDS encoding DUF2259 domain-containing protein, giving the protein MRKLYTIIIMAAFAAAVYAGDLANFVNLGFSVDGTKFAFGQYGLQDKTYRAYAEIYAVDVGSNSFLQNGIFRTSPSKQTEGKESKSTFLALQNRAQVSLSKWGISETRQGRVLYAQTESTEGNQTLFFRDFQTSDEYTVILNTTQKSKTDSSFYLTVEKTKPNGTKVKKEVGRPDYVRSGVKNYAVKKILMDDTSRAIVFVIEKKEYSAAGDSFRYMVETAFIE; this is encoded by the coding sequence ATGCGAAAACTTTATACCATAATTATCATGGCAGCCTTTGCTGCCGCCGTTTATGCCGGCGATCTTGCTAATTTTGTTAATTTAGGTTTTTCGGTAGACGGAACAAAGTTTGCTTTCGGTCAGTACGGCCTACAGGATAAAACCTACCGCGCGTATGCCGAAATTTACGCAGTTGATGTGGGCAGCAATAGCTTTTTGCAGAACGGTATTTTTAGGACATCTCCTTCAAAGCAAACTGAAGGAAAAGAAAGTAAATCGACCTTCCTTGCGCTGCAAAATAGAGCTCAGGTTTCGCTCAGTAAATGGGGAATTTCCGAAACGCGGCAGGGTAGGGTTCTTTACGCACAAACCGAATCGACGGAAGGAAACCAGACGCTGTTTTTCCGCGACTTTCAAACAAGCGACGAATACACAGTTATATTGAATACAACGCAAAAATCGAAAACCGACAGTTCTTTTTATTTAACGGTAGAGAAGACAAAACCGAATGGAACCAAGGTAAAAAAAGAGGTCGGCCGGCCTGATTATGTAAGAAGCGGTGTTAAGAATTATGCCGTCAAGAAAATATTGATGGATGACACCTCTCGTGCTATAGTTTTTGTCATTGAAAAAAAAGAATATTCCGCTGCAGGCGATTCATTCCGCTATATGGTTGAAACTGCTTTTATCGAATAA
- a CDS encoding Fur family transcriptional regulator produces MENPLVTKKLRKTKARNLIIGILSQDKDRAFSAEELHEACGADLQIDLSTVYRTMHTLAESGFVTKSIHPDGKAYFQLASRQGTEHHHRIVCSRCKASADIAVCPLHDLEDQILSETGFTMTSHSIELTGLCPACKAEEEAEAQAFLQGTPQIKSKGNL; encoded by the coding sequence ATGGAAAATCCGCTTGTTACAAAAAAGCTGCGCAAGACAAAAGCGCGGAATCTGATTATCGGTATTTTATCTCAAGATAAAGATAGAGCTTTTTCTGCAGAAGAGCTGCATGAAGCCTGCGGCGCCGATCTGCAAATCGACTTATCGACAGTGTACCGCACGATGCATACGCTTGCCGAATCCGGCTTTGTAACAAAAAGCATACACCCCGACGGTAAAGCGTACTTTCAGCTTGCTTCCCGGCAGGGGACGGAGCATCACCACAGGATTGTGTGCAGCCGCTGCAAGGCTTCGGCCGACATAGCCGTCTGTCCGCTTCATGATTTGGAAGACCAAATCTTATCCGAAACAGGTTTTACGATGACCTCACACAGTATAGAGCTTACCGGCCTGTGCCCCGCCTGTAAAGCTGAAGAAGAAGCCGAAGCGCAGGCGTTTCTGCAAGGAACGCCGCAAATTAAATCTAAGGGGAACCTCTAG
- the lspA gene encoding signal peptidase II produces the protein MNIKTKRDYFLPLILIFAVIALDQFTKWLIIKSIAPWSVGASFFGGLLRIVCVYNTGAAFSLGSGLSSVMRFIVMACIPAFFIAGICIVYFKSEFSRLQRWFLSGIIGGGISNLLDRFFRAEGVVDFIDVKFFGIFGLERWPTFNIADAAIVVCAFGLLIAIFIQERKGKKKNRSTGKSGE, from the coding sequence ATGAATATTAAAACCAAACGGGATTACTTTTTGCCGCTTATACTCATCTTTGCGGTTATTGCTCTTGATCAATTCACTAAATGGCTGATTATAAAATCGATTGCCCCGTGGTCTGTCGGCGCTTCTTTTTTCGGCGGCCTCTTACGGATTGTCTGTGTGTACAATACCGGCGCCGCATTCAGTTTAGGAAGCGGACTGTCTTCCGTTATGCGCTTTATCGTAATGGCCTGTATTCCTGCCTTTTTTATCGCCGGCATTTGCATTGTCTATTTTAAATCGGAATTTTCCCGGCTGCAGCGCTGGTTTTTAAGCGGCATTATAGGCGGCGGAATAAGCAATTTACTCGATCGGTTTTTTAGAGCGGAAGGAGTTGTGGATTTTATCGATGTTAAATTTTTCGGTATTTTCGGTTTGGAACGCTGGCCTACCTTTAATATTGCAGATGCTGCCATCGTCGTATGCGCTTTCGGCTTATTGATTGCTATTTTCATTCAAGAACGAAAAGGAAAAAAGAAAAACCGAAGTACAGGCAAAAGCGGGGAATAA
- a CDS encoding methyl-accepting chemotaxis protein — MDSKRKGVSLRFKILLIGIVSLCILIIGACSIIGIQVYQVNIRQYDQTSAQQFSLIEQTVMLFMQNNKNTVKMLAEHPTVQVADTNLNNYTASKQDILLKNVSKGEMEQEMVTLFKRIYNGYSDIAQVFFGSKWGGFVSSWDDTVRAGFDPRKRIWYQQAETAGGDTIVTPAYMSTIGVPVICFSRRVLSPDREFIGCVSVEVKLDQLTSFIDSLKVGRTGYVMLFQNDGTILADPMHRDLVFTKLDNSGSQYLEIFQNAGEETEVVTIDNVRWRLRVFSIDELGWKIAILIQNNEILESFYRIVISMTAVGTGMLIIFFWLIFLFSKRLKGYLRKLQLIFTKMAAGDLTGRFFIKKNDEIGSLMIDFNTTMDKVAAMVNSLIRESKTMQHVGDDLFNNMAETASAINEISANVESIKRQAKTQAESVQKTGNVVENIIEQIQQLDREIAVQAGAVSQSSSSVEEMAANITTITQTLEKNNNLIKEMYSMTIDGKNGAKTANSVVKQIAERSDALLEASVIIQNIASQTNLLAMNAAIEAAHAGETGKGFAVVADEIRKLAEESNEQGKQIGGVLKESIEIIHTLIAAGDGAEKTFEKVYELATQISDQEDFITRSMVEQMNANKEVLVAIKDINTSTNTVQSGSSEMLSGSGEVAREMNKLDGLTQVITNSMDEMSAGAIQINNAVVEVNDLVQKNKESIGILVNKVKEFKV, encoded by the coding sequence ATGGACAGTAAGAGAAAGGGAGTGTCCCTGCGTTTTAAAATTTTGCTTATCGGTATAGTCTCGTTGTGTATTTTGATAATAGGCGCCTGTTCTATAATCGGTATTCAAGTATATCAGGTTAACATAAGGCAATATGATCAGACTTCGGCTCAGCAATTTTCGCTTATTGAACAAACCGTTATGCTGTTCATGCAGAATAATAAAAACACAGTGAAAATGCTTGCCGAACATCCTACTGTGCAAGTTGCCGATACAAATCTCAATAATTATACAGCTTCAAAACAAGATATCCTATTGAAAAACGTATCTAAGGGAGAAATGGAGCAAGAGATGGTAACGCTTTTTAAGCGTATTTATAACGGATATTCCGATATTGCGCAAGTTTTTTTCGGATCAAAGTGGGGAGGATTTGTCAGTTCTTGGGATGATACCGTACGCGCCGGGTTTGACCCGCGAAAACGTATATGGTACCAACAAGCCGAAACCGCCGGCGGTGATACAATTGTAACGCCTGCATATATGTCTACGATAGGTGTTCCTGTTATCTGTTTTTCTCGGCGTGTGTTATCACCGGACAGGGAGTTTATTGGGTGTGTAAGCGTTGAGGTAAAGTTGGATCAACTAACGTCGTTTATCGATTCTCTGAAAGTGGGAAGGACGGGATACGTTATGTTATTCCAAAACGACGGTACTATTTTGGCCGATCCGATGCATAGGGATTTAGTATTTACAAAGCTGGATAACAGCGGCAGCCAATATCTTGAAATTTTTCAAAATGCCGGCGAGGAGACGGAAGTTGTTACGATCGATAATGTCAGATGGCGGCTTCGTGTTTTCTCAATTGATGAACTGGGATGGAAGATAGCAATACTGATTCAGAATAATGAGATACTGGAAAGTTTTTACCGGATCGTTATTAGTATGACGGCAGTCGGAACGGGAATGCTCATTATATTTTTCTGGCTTATTTTTTTGTTTTCAAAACGGCTAAAGGGATATCTGCGGAAGCTTCAACTCATCTTTACAAAAATGGCGGCAGGAGACCTTACCGGACGGTTTTTTATTAAGAAAAATGATGAAATCGGCAGTTTGATGATCGATTTTAATACGACAATGGATAAAGTTGCCGCTATGGTTAATTCGCTGATTCGTGAATCGAAAACGATGCAGCATGTAGGGGACGATCTTTTCAATAATATGGCCGAAACGGCGAGCGCGATAAATGAAATCAGTGCAAATGTGGAAAGCATTAAGAGGCAAGCAAAAACCCAAGCAGAAAGCGTCCAAAAAACCGGTAATGTCGTCGAAAATATTATCGAACAAATTCAGCAGCTTGACCGTGAAATAGCGGTGCAAGCGGGCGCCGTTTCGCAGTCTTCGTCTTCGGTGGAAGAAATGGCGGCGAATATCACTACCATCACCCAAACGCTGGAAAAAAACAACAATTTGATAAAAGAGATGTATTCGATGACGATTGACGGGAAAAACGGTGCAAAAACGGCAAACTCGGTAGTTAAACAAATAGCGGAGCGCTCCGATGCCCTGTTGGAGGCGAGCGTCATTATTCAGAATATTGCAAGTCAGACAAACTTGCTTGCAATGAATGCCGCTATAGAAGCGGCACATGCGGGAGAGACCGGAAAGGGGTTCGCGGTTGTTGCCGACGAAATCCGCAAGCTTGCAGAAGAATCAAACGAACAAGGAAAACAAATCGGCGGCGTTTTGAAAGAATCTATCGAAATTATCCATACTTTGATAGCTGCCGGCGACGGCGCCGAAAAGACTTTTGAGAAAGTATATGAACTTGCCACTCAAATTTCCGATCAGGAAGATTTTATTACGCGCTCCATGGTAGAACAGATGAACGCGAACAAGGAAGTTCTTGTTGCAATTAAAGATATTAACACTTCCACCAATACGGTGCAGTCCGGTTCGTCGGAAATGCTTTCGGGCAGCGGAGAAGTTGCACGGGAGATGAATAAACTGGATGGATTGACGCAGGTTATTACCAATAGCATGGATGAAATGTCTGCCGGCGCCATTCAAATAAATAATGCCGTCGTAGAAGTAAATGATCTGGTACAAAAAAACAAAGAGAGTATCGGAATATTGGTAAATAAGGTGAAAGAATTTAAGGTATGA